The Paenibacillus sp. J23TS9 genome segment TGGGACTGGCCTATGACAGCTACCGGGTGCTGTCGGGCCAGTTGCATTTTCCGAGATGGACCCTTCATGTTCTGGACCTCTTCTATTGGTGCGGAGCCGCTCTTTTTGTATTCAGAATGCTGTATGTCAGCAATTACGGGCAGCTTCGATTCTATGTGTTTGTCGGACTCTTTCTGGGAGTATGGCTATATTTTTTATTCTTAAGTGTTACAACTCAGCGTTTTGTGGTAATGTTAATAAAGGTAGTACGTTATTTTATCGATGTGTTGATACGACTTTTCAGGTTGATGTTATGGACGCCGATTCGGCTGCTGCTGAAGCTGCTGAAGGGACTAGCTATCATGCTGGGCAGCCTGCTGATGTTTGTTTTTCACGTTGTGCTGAAAATTCTGCTGCCTTTCTGGAAGCTGACAAAGTGGATGCTTAAGCCTATAACCTCGCGTCTTCGGATGCCGAAGTGGCTTGACAAGCTCATACACTCTGCAGTTGTTCTATGGGGGAAATGGTTCCCAAAGAATAACGATTAGAGGAGTACGGCAGCTGCACCTAGAAATGAAGGCTATCAATGCCCTGTAAAGGAGGAATCACATGGGGAAATATGCTGCCAAGGAACAAGCACGCACACAAAAGGCAAGAACGAATCAGGAAAGTAAAAACGTCAAAAGTGCTGGCGGGCGCAGGCGGATATGGATCTGGGTTTCCTTTATGGTCGTCTTTATGGGATGGGCGGGATATTCCTTTATCTCTCAGCAATCGCAAATTGCGGACAAGAGTGCAGAGCTTGCGAAGAAGAAGGTGGAGCAGCAAACCA includes the following:
- the yabQ gene encoding spore cortex biosynthesis protein YabQ — encoded protein: MSPNIQWITLFWMLFSGAAMGLAYDSYRVLSGQLHFPRWTLHVLDLFYWCGAALFVFRMLYVSNYGQLRFYVFVGLFLGVWLYFLFLSVTTQRFVVMLIKVVRYFIDVLIRLFRLMLWTPIRLLLKLLKGLAIMLGSLLMFVFHVVLKILLPFWKLTKWMLKPITSRLRMPKWLDKLIHSAVVLWGKWFPKNND
- a CDS encoding septum formation initiator family protein gives rise to the protein MGKYAAKEQARTQKARTNQESKNVKSAGGRRRIWIWVSFMVVFMGWAGYSFISQQSQIADKSAELAKKKVEQQTTLKSKEQLSTEVKRLNDPEYIGQLARKNYGMYLPGETPIHTEETSP